The Phaeocystidibacter marisrubri genomic interval TGGAAATGAATGACTTTTGCCCCTTTCTTCTATACCGTTGAATGCGGAAATAAGTCCATATAAACAGGACGACTTGAACGCATGATCCCGTGACGATAATCAGCTTAGCTGAAAATTGCATGGCCTTATTAGAACTCGGAACCCATGCTAGGCTATTCTGTACAACAGATATTTCTGGCAGTAGCCGAGGAGCTACTTCGCGCAGAGCAGGAAAAGCAATAAACGGAATGAAGACCACCACTGCAACCGAGAGCAGAAGAAAGAAACGGGCTTGCGCAAGACTAACGCGGCTCTTCAAATACACTTTCCAGAAAAGCCAAACCAGTATTCCCAGCACCACTGATATGATCATGGAACTGAAACTCATTTGGACACCTTCTTCCTCTTGGTTTCCTCCAGAATTTGCATCATCTCATCAATATCGTTGACTGAGACATCTTCTCGATCTACAAAGAAGTGCACCATTCCGCTAAGTGACTTGTCAAAAAATCGATCCAAGAGACTTTTGGAAGCTAGTGATCGATACTTATCTCGCGCTATAATGGGAACATACTTATGTGATCTACCATGCGATTCGTGAGTCACAAAACCCTTCTGTTCCAGAATGCGGGCAATGGTAGAAACAGTATTGTAGGCAGGCTTTGGATCGGACATGCGCGCAATGATATCCTTCACAAACGCTCCATCCATTTCCCAGAGGTGTTGCATCACCTCTTCTTCAGCCTTCGTCAATTCGGTATGATTCTTCTTCATACCGCAATCTACTAAAACTTTAGTTTAAACTAAAACCTTAGTTATAATTATTTTTGAAGGATAACTCGCTGAATCTCTTCATTCACACGAATGACGTACACTCCAGCTGGAAGTGAGGAAAGATTTATAGAGTGAGATTCCGGCAATTGACCGCGTACCACCTCAACCCCGGTAGCGTTGGTGACTGAATATGGAGCACTATCCTCAACTCCGTCCAATTGCAGCAATCCTGTAGTAGGATTAGGGTAAACATGAAGTTTCGTATCCGTGTGTTCCACTACCCGTATATTGTCTGTAGTCATAACGACAAACGGCACTACTCTACTCGATTCAGTTGAATTATACATCGAAGACATCTGGAATCCCTCTTTGGGATAAGGCATATCATACAACCGATCAATGGGAACGCGGACACTGTCGGATTGTGCTAAAATCTCAATATTGATGGTAAACGAAGTGCCTCTCGTCATCATCAAATCTGGCCCAGCAAAGGCATGAGTTGTTTTGAGAATCAGACTGAATTTATCGTTCGCTTCCAGTGTATCTGTGTATTGAAGTACATTTTGTCTGTAAATTCTCCCCACCAATACTTGTCCGGGTTTAGGCTCAATCCCGGGAAGAACTATCCCCTCCAGCCACACGGGATTAGATCGCGTGTTGTGGATGGTCATTTCAAATTCAGAACCCGGTCCATAGGTCTCAAATCGTTCAATGGACGTATCTCTATGCATGGCGGCCAAATAAGACCCAATCTTTGAGAAATGTGCCCTACTACTGTATCGATCACATAGTTCCTTTCGTGCTACTACATGGAATCGTCCGTGATGAACCGAAGAATCTAAGGTCGTACGATCCTCGTCAATCAAAACTTCGTACTGATACCACTTCCACTCATCATACGGGCGAGGGTCTTTCAGTTGTACTTGTGAATTGGTGAGCAAGATTTCTGGAGTCCTCAATGGAATAACCTCGGTATATACTTTGTAGACAGGAATAGGCCCGTTGTACAAGGTGTACACTCTATTGGTATCAAAGGTGTGATTGCTCGGATAACCGTACAGATTATCCAAATTGGTCATGGGTTCCCAATGGAAGTTCCCACCACTGATGAATTGCGGCATAGCGGCTATGGCTCCCTTGCAAGACCGAATGGTATCACTGGGCAGTAGACCAATAGAATCCGTGACTAAATCCACAACTAGGTAGGCCACAGACCGATTACAATCATCATCTCTAAACCGTATAATATTTCGGTGTATTCCCCGAACGGTCGATGAATCTGGAATCCATACAAACTCCATCTGAAGCGCATTTATCAGGCTCGGATTCGTATATCCCGGACTCGTATTAAAAGAGGCTCCCGAACCATTCACAACAAAGGATTCATACAATGCATCCAAGGTAGCCGAACCTGGATCCAAAGCAGCCAATTGCAATTGTAAAGTGTCCCCTTTTGGAACAAATGCACGGATGTAAGAACCGTCTGCAGATTGCTGAATAGGCTGATTGGCCGTTACTGTCGGTACTGGGTAAGCTGTACTACTCGCATAAGTGGGAATCGCTTGATAATGACGCTCGCAGATCACCTCAGAAGTCCGCAGCCCATCTACAAAGGCTTCTGCCTTCTTCGTGATCAGGAACTGATCATAGTTACTCCAATTATTAGCTAAGGTAAGGCCCGAGTTTACATTGTTGGATTGAATATTCTTGACAGGACTAGCGAGAGTATACCCCGTAGTGAACGGAGCAAAGGCCGTCTGACTAATCATCGCTTGCGCATAGCTGATATGGATGCTATCCCCATAAGGTGCCACTGCTGGCATATCCATTCGAAAATTCGACATGGCGGGAACATTTGGAGTTCCGCGCATAATAAACTTAGGGCTTGACCTTGGATATCCTTCGGCGTACATCCTCACCCGAATGCAAAAAATGTTATTCACAGTGGGGAGGTTATCAGAAGGCTGTCGCGGCTGAGACGTTACAATGGTAAATTCGTGATACGACCCAGGCGCAGGTGCTAAAACGGTTACTGGTCGTGAGGCCAAGTGTTGTACATAATGCTTCTCACCTGTATATCCAGAGGTGGATGCATTTAGATCACACCCCGCTCCGAGGTTCACACATGGCTCATCGATAATGGTGCGATTTACATAGTTCAGATTGACACCCGTCGACATCGAGACTTGTGGAAACATCACGTTATTGGTCGGACTTCCACAATCTGTAATTACATCTAAGTGAAAGACAAACTGGCCATTACCCACATATTCATACCAAAGCGTACCACCCAGTAAACTGAGGTGTGAACCTTGCAAAACCAGTGTAGTAAGACAAAAGAGAAGTGAGAGAAGTGAGCGCATTTTTTAAGTCTTATGTCCTCAAAATTAGAAAGCACCGACGATTGCACCACACCAAATGAGTATGTGCTGTGCTTCATCGATTCACTGGATCAACGAAACCAAGCCGCTTGTCGCAGAATAATTGACTCCCACCGTTCAAGCTTCAACAGTTGAATCAAATCTCTATACAGGAAGGAATGCTCACGCTTCAAATCGTCTGCTCGTTCCATGAAAACTTCAACAACTACGGCAAAGAACTCCATCTCATTCGTAAAGCCATACTCTCGAATAAGGGAGCTTGTGCGGATGTCTTCTCTATTGAAATATTGCTTGGTAAAGGAGCTCGCTGCTTTCACGAATCGACGGTCCCTTCGTCTTAAGCGGCTTGCCCGACTCAATACAAGCGCGTGGGCATATTCGTGAAATAAGAGGTGAATGGCATCATCTGGATCATCTATCCCTTCTTTCACTCTCTTCCAATTAACGACTACTGCTCCGTTAGGACTGGTTTCTCCATGGTGATATTGTCCTGTTCTACTGTTTCGATAGGCTATGGGATACACAAAGACGTGACGAAAGTTTCCCCAGTGGAATCTTTCAAATCCGAAGGTCAAGATTACCGCAGGAGCAGCGATAAGCATTCGGTCATTTTTACTGAGTTCCACTCCCTTTTCATGGAGTTGAACCGAACGCATCAATGTGCAAAGTCGACGGTAAAATGTCTTCTTATCCTTCTCGGAGAGCAGTGCAACAAAGGGATAGTTGACTTCCACCTCCAAACGATCTTCAGGTTTGAAGAAGCAAGGTTTCCCTAAAACAAAAATTTGAGTGTACGTAGCCAATTGGGAGAGAGTTGTTTAAAGATGTTGATCTGGAAATATCTTCCCAGGGTTTAGTATTCCTTTAGGGTCGAGTGCCTTTTTGATAGCTCTTTGAACCGCCAAGTTCGCATGGTTGAACACAATATCCATATAATTCTTCTGAACGAAACCGATTCCATGTTCACCAGAGAGTGTACCTCCCAGGGAAACAACCAGCTTAAAAATTTCAGAAATCCCTTTGGGCAACTCTACCTCCCAGGCTTCATCCGTCATATTTCCTTTCACGATGTTTACGTGCAAATTCCCATCACCTGCATGCCCGTAGCAGACAGACTTAAAGCCGTATTTCTCACCAATTTCCTTCACTCCGCGCAACAGTTTCGGCAACTCCGCACGAGGAACTACGGTGTCTTCTTCCTTGTATATACTGTGACTCTTAACTGCCTCCCCCACTCTTCGCCTTAACTTCCAAAGGGCATCGCGTTGGGCCTGGCTTTCAGCGATGAGCACATCAACTGCATCAAAATCCTCTACCAATGCAGCAATCTTCTCCGCATCAGTGTACAGGGCTTCTCTATCGTTTCCATCCAACTCAATCAGCAAATGCGCGCGAATGTGATCCCCAGTAGGAACACTTACGTCATCCACGTATTTCAAGGTCCAATCAATGGCATCCTTCTCCATAAATTCCATTCCTGAAGGTGTAATCCCCGCATGGAAAATTGCAGAAACCGCTTCGCAAGCCTTCTCGGCCGAAGTGAACGGGACCAATAGAGTTAAATCCTCCGACGGGTACGGGAGAAGTTTGAAGACAATCTTTGTAATGATGCCCAGCGTTCCTTCACTACCCACCATGAGTTGTGTGAGATTATATCCAGTAGAATTCTTGAGAACATTGGCGCCTGTCCAAATCACATCACCATTGGCCAAAACAACCTCTAAATTGAGTACATACTGATTGGTTACACCGTACTTCACCGCCTTAGGTCCTCCAGCATTATAGGCCAAATTTCCGCCTAGTGTGCAGCTACCCCAACTGCTTGGATCTGGCGGATAGAATAATCCCTTTTCCTTGCAAGCGCTGTGAAACACGTAATTAATCACCCCAGGCTCCACGGTTGCTTGAAAATTCCGTTGATCGATTTCTAGGATCGCATTGAACTTCTCCATACTCAGGGCAATACCTCCGTGTGTGCTCAATGCACCACCAGAAAGTCCAGTTCTCGCACCTACCGCGGTTACGGGAATCACATTCTCGTTAGCGTACTTTAGAAGAGCCGAAACTTCATCTACGCATGAAGGGAATACCACAGCTTCCGGCATGTGCACAAGGTCTTCTGTTTCATCGTGACCATATTCACGTAAACTTTCTTCATCCACTCGAACTCCTTCATTGCCAAGGAGTTTTTGCAGATGTGTCACATGTTCTTGGGTCAACTTAGTGAACTCGTCCATTCTAAATGCTTATTTTCGGCCGTTATCTATCACAGAACTTACCAAAAGTAATGCATATGCGTCGTACCCTTTTACGCACGTCCCTGGCAATTTCGCTTCTCTTTAGCGGAAGTGCTTTCGCTCAGCAACCCATTACGCTTGAGGATGTTTGGATGTTTAAATTCTACGCTGGCTCACCCGAAGCTTTTGAAGCTATGCCAGACGGTGAACACTACACCATGATCCAAAACAGCAGAATTAGTGGCCGCTCTATTGAACAATACGACTTTGCTACTGGGAATCCAGCTGGAACCATCCTCACTCAGAAGCAAGTGTCTGAAGCGGCAGGTGAAGATGTTCGATTCACACAATATTCCTTCAGTGCAGATCAAACCAAAGTCCTCTTAGCGGCTAATGTAGAGTCCATTTATCGTCACAGTACACGTGCCAACTATTACATGTACGACTTGACCAATTCGTCGGTTACGAAAGTTGGTGAGGGTAAAGTTCGCTATGCTACCTTCTCTCCAGATGGATCGAAAGTAGCTTACGTTCAAGAAAACAACTTATACGTGCTCACTTTGGCCAATAACGAAGTGACTCAGGTAACCACAGATGGAGAGCAAAACTCCATCATCAACGGTGCTACCGATTGGGTTTACGAGGAAGAATTCGCATTTCCATGTGCCTTCTGGTGGTCGCCAAACAGCGAATACATCGCCTTCCTTCGCTTTGACGAAACAGAGGTTCCTGAATTCTCTATGGATGTATATGGAACGGAATTGTATCCTACTCAAGATGTATTCAAATACCCGAAAGCAGGTGAAGCAAATTCCGTGGTTACCGCACATATCTTCGACACCAAAAATGGTACGACCACTGCTGTTCTTCAAGATGAAGTGGAATACGAATACATCCCACGCATCATTTGGAACAACGAAAATGAAGCGGTGATTTTCACCACAAATCGTCACCAAAACGAATTGGTTCTTTGGGAAGTAGATTGCGAAGAAGACTACGAATCGGAACGCTTCCTTACCGATACAGATGAAGCCTACGTTGAAATCAGCGATAACTTCATGTTTACCAAAGACAACGACCTCATCTTCACCAGTGAGCGTGACGGTTATAACCACATTTACCTAGCGAATGAGGACGGAAAGGTAAAGAAGCAACTCACCAAAGGAGATTGGGATGTATTGGTGGTGTACGGAACCGATGACGAACATGTCTATTTCCAAGCAGCAGCAGAAGACCCGTCGGAGCACGAAGTATACCGCGTGCGGTTGAACGGAAGAGATATGGAAAGACTCAGCACAGGAGAAGGTATCGCCGACGCCCAGTTCAGTCCAACCATGAAGTACTACCTCCTTTCTTTCGAGAATGTGACGACACCTACCATTTACACCATGCACAGTGCAGACGGCACAGAACTTCGCACATTGGAAGACAACGCCGATTTAGCGCAACGCATGGAGAACTATCAGTATGTGCCGAAAGAATTCTTCAACTTCGAAACATCTGAAGGCGTGGACTTGAATGGCTGGATGATTAAGCCGTACGACTTTGACGAAGAGAAAGAATACCCGGTACTCATGTTTGTGTACGGTGGACCAGGAAGTCAGCAAGTACTCAACAACTGGGACGCCATCAACGGGATGTACTATCAATACCTCGCGTCACTGGGATACATTGTGGCGTGTGTGGACAACCGCGGTACTGGAGCAAGAGGTAGTGAGTTCAAGAAGGTTACCTACCAACAACTCGGCAAGTACGAAACCATCGATCAAATTGAAGCGGCAAAGTACTTAGGAGGACTCGATTATATCGACTCAGAGCGCATTGGTATTTGGGGTTGGAGCTACGGCGGTTACATGTCGTCCAACTGTATCACGCAAGGTCACGAAACCTTTAAAATGGCCATTGCCGTTGCTCCGGTAACCAACTGGAGATTTTACGATAGCATTTACACCGAGCGCTACATGCGTACTCCTCAGGAGAACGGCGACGGTTACGATGACAACTCTCCAATCAATCACGTAGGAAAATTAGAAGGGGCATACTTATTGGTGCACGGAAGCGCGGACGACAATGTTCACGTACAAAACACCATGCGTATGATTGAATCTTTGGTACAAGCCAACAAGCAATTCGACCTCTTCATCTATCCCGATAAGAATCACGGTATCTATGGCGGAAACACTCGTTACCACCTCTACACCAAGATGACCAACTTTATCCTTGAAAATCTATAATTTGGCGCAGCCCAAAACAAACCTCAACAAATAAGAACATTCATATGTCAAATGATACCAAGTCCATCAAGAGGAAAGAGCTCTTTGGCCATCCAGTAGGACTATACGTTTTGTTCTTCACAGAAATGTGGGAACGATTCTCGTACTATGGAATGCGCGGGATTCTAACATTGTACGTAGCCGCATCAGCAACGGGTATTGACCCAGGCCTAGGTTGGTCGAACAAAGATGCTTTATGGCTCTATGGTTGGTACACCATGCTTGTTTACGTTGCCTCTATTCCTGGTGGATATATCGCTGATAAATTCCTCGGACAGAAAAAGACCGTATTGATTGGTGGTATTCTGCTCTGTTTGGGACACGGTACAATGGCTATCCCACAAGATTGGGCATTCTTCACTGGTCTTATTCTAATCATCTTAGGTGTGGGTGGTCTCAAACCTAACATCTCTACCATGGTTGGTGGCTTGTATCAACAAGGTGATATTCGTCGTGATAGTGGATTTACCATCTTCTACATCGGTATCAACATCGGTGCTTTCCTTTCAAGTATTTCAGTAGGTTTGGTAGCCTATTATTATGGTTGGCACTACGGTTTCGGTCTTGCGGGTATCGGAATGCTTTTAGGCCAAATTGTTTATATGGCGGGTCAAAAGCACTTGAAAGGTGTTGGTGACCACATTGGTTCTTCTGATTCAGGTATTGATCCTGAAATTGCTAAGCGTCCTTTAACTCAAATTGAAAAGGACCGCGTGATTGTTCTCTTGCTATCATTCTTGATTGTAGTTGTATTCTGGGGTGCATTTGAACAAGCCGGTGGTTTGATGAATCTCTATACAGATGCGAAGGTTGATCGTAACATTGGATTGAGTTGGTTACAAGAAATCCCTGCGGCTGTATTCCAGTCTCTAAACGCTGGTTATATCATCATTTTCGGAACACTTGTAGCAGGCTTTTGGGCTTGGCGCAAAAGAACAGGCAAAGAAGCCTCTTCATTATTTAAGATGGCCGTGGGTACCATTATCATGGGTCTAGGTTACATCTTCATGATGTTTGCCAGTAAAGAAGCTTCTGCTGAAGCCTTCGGTAAAGCTGCAATGGTATGGGTATTCCTCGCTTACCTCTTCCACACCATCGGTGAATTATCTACTTCACCAGTTTCCCTTTCTTTCATCACAAAGTTGGCTCCAGTTAAATATGCATCCATCATGATGGGTATATATTTTGCCGCTACGGGTTTCGGAAACAAGCTAGCAGGTTCGATTGGTGAAAGCTCACAACTTGAACCGTACAGCACGGAAATGGTGGCTTCAAAAGAGCAAGTATTCCAGTACACTTCCCAAGACACCATTGAAATTAAAACGGTAAATGGGATTGAAGATGTTTATGATTATCCCATCAACTTAGATAAGAACTTCTCTATCAAGACTGAGGTTCGTCTAGCTAACGGTGACATTCAATTCCAAGACATTTCTTCTGGAGATGACATCAGTGATTTCTTCTCACTCAATGATGAACAGGAAAAAAGACTTCACAACTACCTAGAAGAAGGAAAAGCCGAAGGCAATGATGTGTATCACGCAAAATTGACTTT includes:
- a CDS encoding BlaI/MecI/CopY family transcriptional regulator translates to MKKNHTELTKAEEEVMQHLWEMDGAFVKDIIARMSDPKPAYNTVSTIARILEQKGFVTHESHGRSHKYVPIIARDKYRSLASKSLLDRFFDKSLSGMVHFFVDREDVSVNDIDEMMQILEETKRKKVSK
- a CDS encoding T9SS type A sorting domain-containing protein; this translates as MRSLLSLLFCLTTLVLQGSHLSLLGGTLWYEYVGNGQFVFHLDVITDCGSPTNNVMFPQVSMSTGVNLNYVNRTIIDEPCVNLGAGCDLNASTSGYTGEKHYVQHLASRPVTVLAPAPGSYHEFTIVTSQPRQPSDNLPTVNNIFCIRVRMYAEGYPRSSPKFIMRGTPNVPAMSNFRMDMPAVAPYGDSIHISYAQAMISQTAFAPFTTGYTLASPVKNIQSNNVNSGLTLANNWSNYDQFLITKKAEAFVDGLRTSEVICERHYQAIPTYASSTAYPVPTVTANQPIQQSADGSYIRAFVPKGDTLQLQLAALDPGSATLDALYESFVVNGSGASFNTSPGYTNPSLINALQMEFVWIPDSSTVRGIHRNIIRFRDDDCNRSVAYLVVDLVTDSIGLLPSDTIRSCKGAIAAMPQFISGGNFHWEPMTNLDNLYGYPSNHTFDTNRVYTLYNGPIPVYKVYTEVIPLRTPEILLTNSQVQLKDPRPYDEWKWYQYEVLIDEDRTTLDSSVHHGRFHVVARKELCDRYSSRAHFSKIGSYLAAMHRDTSIERFETYGPGSEFEMTIHNTRSNPVWLEGIVLPGIEPKPGQVLVGRIYRQNVLQYTDTLEANDKFSLILKTTHAFAGPDLMMTRGTSFTINIEILAQSDSVRVPIDRLYDMPYPKEGFQMSSMYNSTESSRVVPFVVMTTDNIRVVEHTDTKLHVYPNPTTGLLQLDGVEDSAPYSVTNATGVEVVRGQLPESHSINLSSLPAGVYVIRVNEEIQRVILQK
- a CDS encoding zinc-dependent peptidase produces the protein MATYTQIFVLGKPCFFKPEDRLEVEVNYPFVALLSEKDKKTFYRRLCTLMRSVQLHEKGVELSKNDRMLIAAPAVILTFGFERFHWGNFRHVFVYPIAYRNSRTGQYHHGETSPNGAVVVNWKRVKEGIDDPDDAIHLLFHEYAHALVLSRASRLRRRDRRFVKAASSFTKQYFNREDIRTSSLIREYGFTNEMEFFAVVVEVFMERADDLKREHSFLYRDLIQLLKLERWESIILRQAAWFR
- a CDS encoding FAD-binding oxidoreductase — protein: MDEFTKLTQEHVTHLQKLLGNEGVRVDEESLREYGHDETEDLVHMPEAVVFPSCVDEVSALLKYANENVIPVTAVGARTGLSGGALSTHGGIALSMEKFNAILEIDQRNFQATVEPGVINYVFHSACKEKGLFYPPDPSSWGSCTLGGNLAYNAGGPKAVKYGVTNQYVLNLEVVLANGDVIWTGANVLKNSTGYNLTQLMVGSEGTLGIITKIVFKLLPYPSEDLTLLVPFTSAEKACEAVSAIFHAGITPSGMEFMEKDAIDWTLKYVDDVSVPTGDHIRAHLLIELDGNDREALYTDAEKIAALVEDFDAVDVLIAESQAQRDALWKLRRRVGEAVKSHSIYKEEDTVVPRAELPKLLRGVKEIGEKYGFKSVCYGHAGDGNLHVNIVKGNMTDEAWEVELPKGISEIFKLVVSLGGTLSGEHGIGFVQKNYMDIVFNHANLAVQRAIKKALDPKGILNPGKIFPDQHL
- a CDS encoding S9 family peptidase: MRRTLLRTSLAISLLFSGSAFAQQPITLEDVWMFKFYAGSPEAFEAMPDGEHYTMIQNSRISGRSIEQYDFATGNPAGTILTQKQVSEAAGEDVRFTQYSFSADQTKVLLAANVESIYRHSTRANYYMYDLTNSSVTKVGEGKVRYATFSPDGSKVAYVQENNLYVLTLANNEVTQVTTDGEQNSIINGATDWVYEEEFAFPCAFWWSPNSEYIAFLRFDETEVPEFSMDVYGTELYPTQDVFKYPKAGEANSVVTAHIFDTKNGTTTAVLQDEVEYEYIPRIIWNNENEAVIFTTNRHQNELVLWEVDCEEDYESERFLTDTDEAYVEISDNFMFTKDNDLIFTSERDGYNHIYLANEDGKVKKQLTKGDWDVLVVYGTDDEHVYFQAAAEDPSEHEVYRVRLNGRDMERLSTGEGIADAQFSPTMKYYLLSFENVTTPTIYTMHSADGTELRTLEDNADLAQRMENYQYVPKEFFNFETSEGVDLNGWMIKPYDFDEEKEYPVLMFVYGGPGSQQVLNNWDAINGMYYQYLASLGYIVACVDNRGTGARGSEFKKVTYQQLGKYETIDQIEAAKYLGGLDYIDSERIGIWGWSYGGYMSSNCITQGHETFKMAIAVAPVTNWRFYDSIYTERYMRTPQENGDGYDDNSPINHVGKLEGAYLLVHGSADDNVHVQNTMRMIESLVQANKQFDLFIYPDKNHGIYGGNTRYHLYTKMTNFILENL
- a CDS encoding peptide MFS transporter, coding for MSNDTKSIKRKELFGHPVGLYVLFFTEMWERFSYYGMRGILTLYVAASATGIDPGLGWSNKDALWLYGWYTMLVYVASIPGGYIADKFLGQKKTVLIGGILLCLGHGTMAIPQDWAFFTGLILIILGVGGLKPNISTMVGGLYQQGDIRRDSGFTIFYIGINIGAFLSSISVGLVAYYYGWHYGFGLAGIGMLLGQIVYMAGQKHLKGVGDHIGSSDSGIDPEIAKRPLTQIEKDRVIVLLLSFLIVVVFWGAFEQAGGLMNLYTDAKVDRNIGLSWLQEIPAAVFQSLNAGYIIIFGTLVAGFWAWRKRTGKEASSLFKMAVGTIIMGLGYIFMMFASKEASAEAFGKAAMVWVFLAYLFHTIGELSTSPVSLSFITKLAPVKYASIMMGIYFAATGFGNKLAGSIGESSQLEPYSTEMVASKEQVFQYTSQDTIEIKTVNGIEDVYDYPINLDKNFSIKTEVRLANGDIQFQDISSGDDISDFFSLNDEQEKRLHNYLEEGKAEGNDVYHAKLTFEKDKDAVQKTENMGDGKNYGVSFVIEEEQSNQEYKTFMYLTIFTVAFGILLILFLKKLKKLTHGAEEAERDLIEEEAEVISH